The DNA region CGCTACAGCTAAGTAGCTCAGTTGCTCTCGGCGTTTAGTGGCTGTCCTGTTGGGTGCCAGGGGAATTGCCTCGTGGCGCTCAGATCCACGGGCGCCGAATTGGTGCATTCCGGCGCTGCATCACTGCCGCCGGGGTAATTCGCAGTTAAAGGCCAGATTTTTGTGGGGTAAATAGGCCAATCAGACAATGCGAGCGTGCATAAGTCCCAGCATTACGATCAGCAGGAGTGAAGATGCCGCTTGTGTCATCTGCGGTGCTCCTTTCTGACGTGCCCCCAGATGAGCGCCGCAATCATGTTTAGAAAAAATTTCCTTGTTCGTCTCGTTGCTGTTTCGATTCTTGCGCTCGGAGCCGTTCCTGGCTTGGCGGCCGCGCAGACGATACCAAGCGTCAGCATCGACGACGTGAGCGTCGTGGAAGGCAACAGTGGGACGGTGGTGGCGCGTTTCACGTTGCGGCTTTCTGCGCCCTCGACCCAAGCAGTCTCTGTGCGCATCGCGTCGGCAGACGGCTCAGCGACGGCAGGTAGCGATTACGTGGCCCGGTCTGGCACCAATACGTTTGCCCCTGGCGAGACCGTCAAGACGCAACCATTCACGATCAACGGCGACACCGATTTCGAAGCGGACGAAACCTT from Nevskia ramosa DSM 11499 includes:
- a CDS encoding Calx-beta domain-containing protein, with protein sequence MSAAIMFRKNFLVRLVAVSILALGAVPGLAAAQTIPSVSIDDVSVVEGNSGTVVARFTLRLSAPSTQAVSVRIASADGSATAGSDYVARSGTNTFAPGETVKTQPFTINGDTDFEADETFFVNLSNPVGLTIAKAQGVATILNDDVAADTTPDQFGFASVTDVALGSVQTSNPITVAGINAASPISVVGGSYSVNGGAFVTTSGTVTVGQTVRVQQTASNTAGTTTVATLTIGGVSAN